The following proteins are co-located in the Desulfoscipio sp. XC116 genome:
- a CDS encoding zinc ribbon domain-containing protein, whose amino-acid sequence MPIYEYKCGCGKVFEVLQIPGKDNGQIKCPECGSEILSKVISRPFLPNAVGAPADLSAKAATCCGKKPENTGCMPGECCGGGTKE is encoded by the coding sequence ATGCCGATATACGAATATAAATGCGGTTGCGGCAAAGTGTTTGAAGTATTGCAAATACCCGGCAAAGATAACGGCCAAATCAAATGTCCCGAATGTGGAAGCGAAATACTATCCAAGGTAATATCCAGACCTTTTCTGCCTAATGCTGTGGGCGCACCTGCGGATTTAAGCGCAAAGGCCGCCACCTGCTGCGGCAAAAAACCGGAGAACACCGGCTGTATGCCGGGAGAATGCTGCGGGGGCGGAACCAAAGAGTAA
- the cooS gene encoding anaerobic carbon-monoxide dehydrogenase catalytic subunit produces MPREAAHRVDGRISVHDSVQEMYERIHNDGLSNVFDRYDPQSKIRCGFCVEGVSCQLCTGGPCRISDKAGATHGTCGIDRNAMAMRDMLLRNMMGTSTYTHHAYNAFRTLKSTAEGKTPYQITDTNKLYWMCDQLGIDKSGGLEQTAIRLADFLMYQLSSGYDEPPKMVEVFAPEPRKKLWRELAIYPAGVMHEIKDSAASCLTNVDGDFVSMAKKALRLGIATIYGSQIGLEMVQDILFGTPSPHEVQVDLGIMEPDYVNIVFNGHEPWIGVACILAARDPANQEKARQAGAKGIKVTGSIECGQEVLQRFAMDDVFNGLTGNWMAIEPLLATGTVDVFAMDENCSPPYITPYAEKYQITLVSVNDLVRIPGVEKNFDYKPPEAANTARQLIDWGIENFKKRKERNITAKVPKKVQKAIAGFSTEAVLNALGGKIDPLLDVIKSGKIKGVTALVNCTTPATGIHDYMTVNVAKELIKRDILVISGGCGNHALEVAGLCNSDAVAIAGNGLQEICRALGIPPVLSFGTCTDTGRMSMLVTEIANALGVDTSDLPVAVTAPQYLEQKATIDAIFALAFGLYTHLAPTPPITGGPELVKLLTEDLESLTGGKVALADTPEGAADGIEAHIMKKRAGLGI; encoded by the coding sequence ATGCCGAGGGAAGCAGCACACCGGGTGGACGGACGCATCAGCGTCCACGACTCGGTGCAGGAAATGTATGAGCGCATACACAATGACGGCCTCAGCAATGTATTTGACCGCTATGATCCCCAGAGCAAAATTCGCTGTGGGTTTTGCGTAGAAGGGGTAAGCTGTCAGCTTTGCACCGGCGGGCCATGCCGCATCTCCGATAAGGCAGGGGCTACCCACGGAACCTGTGGCATCGACCGCAACGCCATGGCCATGCGAGACATGTTGCTCCGTAATATGATGGGCACTTCCACCTATACGCATCACGCCTACAACGCCTTTCGCACTTTAAAATCCACGGCGGAGGGTAAAACGCCCTACCAAATTACCGACACCAACAAGCTTTACTGGATGTGTGACCAACTGGGCATTGATAAAAGCGGCGGATTGGAGCAAACCGCCATTCGCCTGGCGGACTTTTTAATGTACCAGCTCAGCAGTGGTTACGATGAACCGCCGAAAATGGTAGAGGTTTTTGCTCCCGAACCAAGGAAAAAACTGTGGCGGGAACTGGCTATTTACCCGGCCGGGGTAATGCATGAGATTAAGGATTCCGCGGCCAGCTGTCTGACCAACGTGGACGGTGACTTTGTATCCATGGCCAAAAAGGCGCTGAGGTTGGGGATTGCCACTATTTATGGTTCACAAATCGGGCTGGAAATGGTGCAGGATATTTTATTCGGTACACCATCCCCCCATGAGGTGCAGGTGGATTTGGGGATTATGGAACCGGATTATGTCAATATAGTTTTTAACGGGCATGAACCCTGGATTGGTGTCGCCTGTATTTTGGCCGCCAGGGACCCGGCCAACCAGGAAAAGGCCCGGCAGGCCGGTGCAAAGGGGATCAAGGTAACGGGGTCTATTGAATGCGGTCAGGAAGTACTGCAGCGCTTTGCCATGGACGACGTTTTTAACGGACTAACCGGTAACTGGATGGCTATTGAGCCTTTGCTGGCCACCGGAACGGTGGACGTATTTGCCATGGATGAAAATTGTTCTCCCCCATATATTACGCCTTACGCTGAAAAGTACCAAATTACCCTGGTATCGGTAAACGACCTGGTGCGCATACCGGGAGTGGAAAAGAATTTTGACTACAAACCGCCCGAAGCCGCCAACACGGCCCGGCAGCTTATTGACTGGGGCATTGAAAATTTTAAAAAACGTAAGGAACGCAATATTACAGCCAAGGTACCTAAAAAAGTGCAAAAGGCTATAGCCGGTTTTTCCACCGAAGCAGTACTAAACGCCCTAGGCGGCAAAATAGACCCTCTGCTGGACGTGATTAAAAGCGGTAAAATCAAAGGTGTGACAGCACTGGTGAACTGCACCACCCCGGCCACCGGCATTCATGATTACATGACCGTGAACGTAGCCAAAGAACTGATCAAACGGGATATACTGGTGATCAGCGGCGGCTGCGGCAACCATGCCCTGGAAGTGGCCGGCTTGTGCAACAGCGACGCGGTAGCCATAGCCGGCAACGGTCTGCAGGAAATATGCCGGGCACTGGGCATCCCCCCCGTGCTGAGCTTCGGCACCTGCACGGATACCGGGCGCATGTCCATGCTGGTCACGGAAATCGCCAATGCCCTAGGGGTAGATACCTCTGATCTGCCGGTTGCGGTTACCGCACCCCAGTACCTGGAACAAAAGGCCACCATTGACGCCATTTTTGCCCTGGCCTTCGGACTATACACTCACCTGGCCCCCACCCCACCCATAACAGGCGGCCCGGAATTGGTGAAACTGTTAACCGAAGACTTGGAAAGCCTGACCGGCGGCAAGGTAGCCCTGGCGGATACGCCGGAAGGAGCCGCCGACGGCATTGAGGCACATATTATGAAAAAGAGGGCCGGACTGGGCATTTAA
- a CDS encoding DUF86 domain-containing protein produces MFNQQLIAERLELIRSSVLRLKTLTGMSLEDFQGNEDAQDIAENRLRKALEALFDLGRHIAVKSGAGIPHDYRSVVAMLSEKDILPADFCHKITGMAGYRNRLIHEYNKVTVPELYDILQTKLSDFELFCQYIVKYLYSKIFDKTIEKSHFE; encoded by the coding sequence TTGTTTAATCAGCAGCTTATAGCTGAAAGACTGGAATTAATACGTTCTTCGGTTTTACGATTAAAGACATTGACAGGCATGTCTCTGGAAGATTTCCAGGGTAATGAGGATGCCCAGGATATTGCTGAAAATAGGTTGCGTAAAGCACTGGAGGCTTTATTTGATTTAGGTCGTCATATAGCGGTTAAATCCGGAGCGGGTATACCCCATGATTACCGGTCTGTTGTTGCTATGTTAAGTGAAAAGGATATATTACCGGCGGATTTTTGTCATAAGATTACAGGAATGGCTGGTTACCGAAACCGTTTGATACATGAGTATAACAAGGTTACTGTACCGGAGCTTTATGATATATTGCAGACAAAATTGAGTGATTTTGAATTATTCTGCCAGTATATAGTAAAATATTTATATAGTAAAATATTTGACAAAACAATAGAAAAGAGCCATTTTGAGTAA
- a CDS encoding nucleotidyltransferase domain-containing protein, which yields MSLKFDMQELADIIGQYKQIVAVYLFGSSLDEKIPKPGDVDLALLFNSPPKSNVDLYVALYPALLKVFAPLEVDLLFMHSVRLPLCFEIISTGKVIYCADVDRRTDFEDGITREYLDFKYHLEIARQEYYEEIMEGNLFV from the coding sequence ATGAGCTTAAAATTTGACATGCAAGAACTAGCTGATATTATAGGACAGTATAAGCAAATAGTCGCTGTCTATCTTTTTGGTTCATCTTTGGACGAAAAGATTCCCAAACCGGGGGATGTTGATTTGGCATTGCTATTTAACAGTCCGCCTAAAAGTAATGTAGATTTATATGTTGCTCTTTACCCGGCATTATTAAAAGTCTTTGCTCCTTTGGAAGTGGATCTTTTGTTTATGCATTCGGTGAGGTTGCCCTTGTGTTTTGAAATCATTAGTACGGGAAAAGTAATTTACTGTGCGGATGTTGACCGGCGCACCGATTTTGAGGATGGAATTACCAGGGAGTATCTTGATTTTAAATATCATTTGGAAATTGCCCGCCAGGAATATTATGAAGAGATAATGGAGGGGAATTTGTTTGTTTAA
- a CDS encoding 4-hydroxyphenylacetate 3-hydroxylase N-terminal domain-containing protein, producing the protein MALKTAEQYMERLFKMRKNIYINGQELDRLDPRLQPGINIIKETFKLAAQPEWQELCTATSHLTGETVNRFCHIHQNKEDLLKKQKMTRMLGQRVGGCIQRCMGTDSMNALSVVTKEMDDVMGMEYHQRFLNFLKYFQENDLVGCCAQTDVKGDRSKRPNEQPDPDLYLRIVEEREDGIVVRGAKAHNTAAPYADEIIVIPTRFMTDKDAPYAVAFAVPGDHPGVKMVVRPALPRTREATPSPIFQYGDVESFTIFDDVFVPKERVFMKGEFMFAGFLALMFAHFHRHSYTGCKPAVSDVLASAAALVAEYSGLEKAHYVREKISHIIGTAELVYATGIASAEASEKFASGTQVPDEIYTNVGRRHAGHNIYHEYEILADLAGGLCATMPFEDDFDSENGELLRKYMQRAAGVPVEDIIRCYRLVEHLTVGDLSGVMQVAGIHGGGSPQMETIALMQRYPLKKLKGVAKYLAGIDTDFTCFERGTVTPKQIMDRFKRK; encoded by the coding sequence ATGGCTCTAAAAACCGCTGAACAATATATGGAACGCTTGTTCAAGATGCGTAAAAATATCTACATCAATGGCCAAGAGTTAGACAGGCTGGACCCCCGCTTGCAGCCCGGTATCAATATTATTAAAGAAACTTTCAAATTGGCGGCGCAGCCTGAATGGCAGGAGCTATGTACAGCTACTTCACATCTTACCGGAGAGACCGTTAACCGCTTCTGTCATATTCATCAGAATAAAGAGGACTTATTGAAAAAACAAAAGATGACCCGCATGCTGGGCCAGCGGGTCGGGGGCTGCATCCAGCGTTGTATGGGTACGGACTCTATGAACGCCCTTTCCGTGGTCACCAAGGAAATGGACGATGTCATGGGTATGGAGTACCATCAGAGATTCCTTAACTTCCTGAAATATTTCCAGGAGAACGATCTGGTGGGCTGCTGTGCCCAGACGGATGTTAAAGGGGACCGGAGCAAGCGGCCAAACGAGCAGCCGGATCCCGATTTATACTTGAGGATCGTGGAGGAGCGGGAGGACGGTATTGTGGTGCGCGGTGCCAAGGCACACAACACCGCCGCTCCCTATGCCGATGAAATTATTGTTATTCCCACCCGGTTTATGACAGATAAGGATGCTCCTTATGCTGTGGCGTTCGCTGTGCCCGGCGACCATCCCGGTGTCAAAATGGTAGTCAGGCCGGCACTGCCTCGCACCCGGGAGGCCACGCCGTCTCCTATTTTCCAATACGGCGACGTCGAGTCCTTTACCATTTTTGACGATGTGTTTGTGCCCAAGGAAAGAGTGTTTATGAAGGGTGAGTTTATGTTTGCCGGTTTCCTGGCCCTGATGTTCGCTCACTTTCACCGTCATTCCTATACAGGCTGCAAGCCGGCCGTGTCGGACGTGCTGGCCAGCGCCGCCGCTCTGGTGGCTGAATATAGTGGTCTGGAAAAGGCCCATTATGTACGGGAAAAGATTTCCCATATCATTGGCACGGCGGAACTGGTCTACGCCACCGGTATAGCCAGCGCCGAGGCCTCAGAAAAATTCGCCTCGGGTACCCAGGTGCCTGATGAAATTTATACCAATGTGGGCAGAAGGCATGCCGGTCATAATATCTATCATGAATATGAAATCCTGGCCGACCTGGCCGGCGGCCTATGCGCCACAATGCCCTTTGAAGATGATTTCGACAGCGAGAACGGTGAGCTTCTGCGCAAGTATATGCAGCGGGCCGCCGGTGTGCCGGTGGAAGATATCATTCGCTGCTATCGCCTGGTGGAACACCTGACCGTGGGTGATTTGTCCGGGGTCATGCAGGTGGCCGGCATCCACGGCGGTGGTTCTCCGCAGATGGAAACCATCGCTTTAATGCAGAGGTATCCGCTGAAGAAGCTTAAAGGGGTGGCCAAATATCTGGCCGGCATAGACACTGATTTTACTTGTTTTGAACGCGGCACCGTCACGCCCAAGCAAATCATGGACCGTTTTAAACGGAAATAG
- a CDS encoding N-acyl homoserine lactonase family protein, which produces MTQYRIHPLKVAQITAPLGVLAMLGDMQSYVVAPIFVFYLEGGNKKILVDAGVPGPGSDGLVHGFPIGSGGEAGIREALKTVGTMPEEIDILVLTHLHFDHCATAHLFKNARIIVQKREWETAFNPVPTARLVYEQSLFRALEQMDLVLVDGDREIADDVTTLLLPGHTQGMQGLAVNTARGTAVLAGDLAYCYYNLNPSLAELTDLAGNRIIMTPRPDLPFAPPGIHIDLSQWYDSMWRTAAVASRRDLVIPGHEPALVGKIIG; this is translated from the coding sequence ATGACCCAATATAGGATTCATCCACTTAAGGTAGCCCAAATCACCGCTCCGCTGGGGGTGCTGGCTATGCTGGGTGATATGCAAAGTTACGTGGTGGCCCCTATTTTTGTTTTCTATCTGGAGGGCGGTAATAAGAAAATTTTAGTGGACGCCGGTGTGCCGGGGCCGGGTAGTGACGGGTTGGTGCACGGTTTCCCTATTGGCAGCGGAGGCGAAGCGGGCATACGTGAAGCGTTAAAAACCGTGGGTACGATGCCTGAAGAAATAGATATTCTAGTGCTGACCCACCTGCATTTTGATCACTGCGCCACAGCCCATCTGTTTAAAAATGCCCGCATTATTGTGCAGAAAAGGGAGTGGGAGACAGCCTTTAACCCGGTGCCCACCGCCCGTTTGGTTTATGAACAGTCCCTTTTCCGGGCGCTGGAGCAAATGGACCTGGTGCTGGTGGACGGAGACCGGGAAATTGCTGATGATGTGACCACTTTATTGCTGCCCGGTCATACCCAGGGTATGCAGGGTTTGGCCGTCAACACCGCTCGGGGTACTGCAGTGCTGGCCGGTGACCTTGCCTACTGTTATTATAATTTAAACCCAAGTTTAGCTGAATTAACGGACCTGGCCGGGAATAGAATTATCATGACGCCTAGGCCTGACCTGCCCTTTGCGCCCCCCGGGATTCATATAGATTTAAGCCAGTGGTATGACAGTATGTGGCGTACGGCAGCCGTAGCTTCCCGGCGTGATTTAGTCATCCCCGGGCATGAGCCTGCCTTGGTTGGTAAAATAATTGGTTAG
- a CDS encoding long-chain-fatty-acid--CoA ligase, which produces MHNLHEAFWPKRLPRTLDYPAVPLFRLVEVAAEYYPEKAALIYYGQEISYRRLDRDIKSLAGALAKRGVQKGDRVAVYMQNSPLYIIAFFAVMRANAVVVPVNPMNNEKELAFILEDSEAVAAITTTDLLPRAEKVRERVELKCLVAGRYQDYLPDEPTLAVPEFMLRAPACTDSCLNWQTVLDEQAPPPVVQVGSDDMCLLPYTSGSTGVPKGCMHTNRTVISNVVSAYYWLANTASSVHLSVLPFFHVTGLVHSMLAPLYAGATLVLLTRWDRRAALDAIEKYRVSHWVNISTMVVDLLSAPDITRRNLSTLVILGGGGAPLPGAIGRKLLELTGLEYVEGYGLTETISQTHFNPPDRPKMQCIGIPDFGVDARVINVETLEELPSNTAGELVINGPEVFQGYWKRPEETANAFLELDGKRFFRTGDVCYMDDEGYFFIVDRTKRMINAAGFKVWPAEVENNLYNHPAVQETCVVGVPDPVRVEEVRAYIVLKEAYRDKVTDNDIITWSKGEMAAYKYPRQVLFVDALPKSATGKILWRQVQEEARAEFKGGK; this is translated from the coding sequence TTGCATAATCTTCACGAAGCTTTTTGGCCCAAAAGATTGCCTAGAACCCTGGATTACCCGGCGGTGCCGCTTTTTCGCCTGGTGGAGGTGGCTGCCGAGTATTACCCGGAAAAAGCAGCCTTAATTTACTATGGCCAGGAAATCAGCTACCGCCGCTTGGACCGGGATATTAAAAGCCTGGCCGGGGCTCTGGCCAAGCGGGGAGTTCAAAAGGGGGACCGGGTAGCCGTTTATATGCAGAACTCACCCCTGTATATCATCGCTTTTTTTGCGGTAATGCGGGCCAATGCGGTGGTGGTGCCGGTTAACCCCATGAATAATGAAAAAGAATTGGCTTTTATCCTGGAGGACAGCGAGGCCGTGGCCGCGATAACCACCACCGACTTGCTGCCCAGAGCGGAAAAAGTGCGGGAAAGGGTGGAATTGAAATGCCTGGTGGCGGGAAGGTACCAGGATTACCTGCCGGACGAGCCCACCCTGGCAGTGCCGGAGTTTATGCTGCGGGCACCCGCTTGTACGGACAGCTGCCTGAACTGGCAAACAGTTTTGGATGAACAGGCTCCTCCCCCTGTTGTACAGGTTGGTTCGGACGACATGTGCCTGCTGCCTTATACTTCGGGCTCCACGGGGGTGCCCAAGGGTTGTATGCATACCAACCGGACCGTAATATCAAATGTAGTCAGCGCTTATTATTGGCTGGCCAACACCGCATCCAGCGTGCATTTGTCGGTATTGCCGTTTTTCCACGTCACCGGGCTGGTGCATAGCATGCTTGCCCCCCTTTATGCCGGGGCGACCCTTGTGCTGCTGACCCGCTGGGACCGCAGAGCCGCCCTGGATGCTATAGAAAAATATCGCGTTTCGCATTGGGTGAATATTTCCACCATGGTGGTAGACCTGCTCAGCGCGCCGGACATAACTCGGCGTAACCTGAGCACCCTGGTTATTTTAGGCGGGGGCGGTGCACCGCTGCCCGGCGCTATCGGCCGCAAACTGTTGGAACTTACCGGGTTGGAGTATGTGGAGGGTTACGGACTCACCGAAACTATTTCCCAAACCCACTTCAATCCTCCCGACCGGCCAAAAATGCAGTGTATTGGTATACCCGATTTTGGTGTGGATGCCCGGGTAATTAACGTGGAAACTTTGGAGGAACTACCGTCCAATACCGCGGGTGAACTGGTCATTAACGGCCCGGAGGTATTTCAGGGGTACTGGAAACGCCCCGAGGAAACCGCCAATGCTTTCCTGGAACTTGACGGCAAACGTTTTTTCCGTACCGGGGATGTTTGCTATATGGACGATGAGGGATATTTTTTCATTGTAGACCGTACCAAACGTATGATTAACGCCGCTGGTTTTAAGGTATGGCCGGCGGAAGTGGAAAATAATTTGTATAATCATCCGGCCGTGCAGGAAACCTGTGTGGTTGGCGTACCTGACCCGGTGCGGGTGGAAGAGGTGCGAGCGTATATTGTCCTTAAGGAGGCTTACCGGGATAAGGTGACCGACAACGATATTATAACCTGGTCCAAGGGAGAAATGGCGGCCTACAAATATCCTCGCCAGGTATTATTTGTAGATGCTCTGCCTAAAAGCGCTACCGGCAAAATTCTTTGGCGTCAGGTTCAAGAGGAAGCCCGGGCAGAGTTTAAAGGAGGGAAATAA
- a CDS encoding sigma 54-interacting transcriptional regulator gives MAKEDNRQKLPPQNTHYATSMTLAGSYDGIVLCDENGVLMQLNQSYCRITEVTAQDVKGAMGRPMEDLVQEGLVNPSVTVEVLKQRKTITLVQRIKTGKRVLVTGNPLFDELGRIKAVVTNVRDPDLFKHGINPNVHHDFWRDIRNRAPRVVAASSEMLHVLELAQRIGPSKLTVLLLGESGTGKDLVARFIHEHSDRSDGPFVPVNCAAINEPLFEAELFGYQGGAFTGANRHGKKGLVEIAHGGTLFLDEISEMPGSAQAKLLRFLQNMEYYRVGGTNLQRVDVRVICATNRDLTGAVADSLFREDLYYRIAGIKLTIPPLRTRKTDIVPLARHFLNHSALCAGLAKELNNDAVKVLESYPWPGNVRELQNTVERLNVMVKQQIITAEDILNWADTQGPPPGMTYKEVQAQMDREVLEKALEEHGGIRAAARALGVAPSTILRKKRKYGI, from the coding sequence GTGGCCAAGGAGGACAACCGGCAAAAACTGCCTCCCCAAAATACTCATTACGCAACCTCAATGACTTTGGCGGGTTCATACGATGGTATTGTGCTATGTGATGAAAACGGTGTTTTAATGCAGCTAAACCAAAGTTATTGCCGGATTACCGAAGTTACCGCCCAGGATGTTAAAGGTGCCATGGGTCGGCCCATGGAAGATTTGGTGCAAGAGGGTCTTGTCAATCCATCCGTCACCGTGGAAGTGCTCAAACAGAGAAAAACAATAACCCTTGTGCAGCGTATTAAGACCGGCAAAAGAGTACTGGTTACCGGCAATCCATTGTTTGATGAGTTGGGGCGAATTAAGGCTGTGGTCACTAACGTGCGTGACCCGGATTTATTTAAGCATGGTATTAACCCGAATGTCCATCATGATTTTTGGCGCGATATCCGCAATCGGGCACCCCGGGTGGTGGCGGCCAGTTCGGAAATGTTGCATGTGTTGGAATTGGCGCAGCGGATCGGGCCGTCTAAGCTTACTGTGCTGTTGCTGGGTGAATCCGGCACCGGCAAGGATTTGGTAGCCAGGTTTATCCATGAGCACAGCGACAGGAGCGACGGACCCTTTGTGCCGGTGAACTGCGCCGCTATAAACGAGCCTTTATTTGAGGCGGAACTGTTTGGTTACCAGGGGGGCGCCTTTACAGGGGCGAACCGGCATGGTAAAAAAGGATTGGTAGAAATAGCCCACGGGGGAACCTTATTTCTGGATGAAATTTCGGAGATGCCCGGTTCCGCACAGGCCAAGCTGCTGCGTTTTTTGCAAAACATGGAATATTACCGGGTGGGGGGCACCAATCTGCAGCGGGTGGATGTAAGGGTTATTTGTGCTACCAACCGGGACCTGACCGGGGCGGTTGCAGATAGTCTTTTCCGGGAAGACCTTTATTACCGGATTGCGGGTATTAAATTGACTATTCCTCCACTGCGCACGAGAAAAACTGATATTGTGCCTTTGGCCAGACACTTTTTAAACCATTCGGCACTTTGTGCCGGATTAGCCAAGGAGTTGAACAATGATGCCGTCAAAGTGTTGGAATCGTACCCCTGGCCGGGGAACGTCCGGGAATTGCAAAACACCGTGGAGAGATTAAATGTTATGGTTAAACAGCAAATTATTACAGCGGAAGATATACTGAACTGGGCAGATACCCAGGGCCCTCCTCCGGGCATGACATATAAGGAAGTTCAGGCGCAAATGGATCGGGAAGTCCTGGAAAAGGCACTGGAAGAGCACGGGGGCATCCGGGCTGCGGCCCGGGCACTGGGGGTAGCTCCCTCTACGATCTTGCGTAAAAAAAGAAAATACGGGATTTAA
- a CDS encoding amidohydrolase, with protein MVDLLIKCMAVLTMNGEGDVVHDGEIAVRNDVIYHVGPSGSTPADFSPERVLEYPHMVAMPGFVNCHTHAAMTLFRGYADDMPLMQWLNEKIWPLEAYLTPDDIHRGTLLCCAEMIRGGTTAFADMYDAMGRVARAVDESGMRAALSRGMIGFGSRGETALTESIEFIKQWHGGAGGRVTAMFGPHAPYTCPPEYLKKVIAAAKELGVGIHIHLAETNDEIKEINEKYGKTPVALMEEVGLFELPVLAAHCVHLNDQDIDILVRRRVGIAHNPQSNMKLASGVAPVTRLLEAGAVVGLGTDGASSNNNLDMLEEVRAAALLQKLHNGDASALPAYQALHMATAGGARALGMQDQIGRLVSGLKADIILMDMHKPHLYPLFDIYAQIAYAAAASDVHTVIIDGRVVMEDRRILTLDEDVIMSEAQRCAEALVQRSAARDNQ; from the coding sequence TTGGTGGATTTGTTGATCAAATGTATGGCCGTTTTAACTATGAACGGCGAGGGTGATGTAGTGCACGACGGCGAAATCGCGGTACGGAATGACGTTATTTATCATGTGGGTCCCAGCGGTTCAACGCCCGCTGATTTTTCACCTGAGCGGGTGCTGGAATACCCCCATATGGTGGCTATGCCCGGTTTTGTTAACTGCCACACCCATGCTGCCATGACGCTGTTTCGAGGTTATGCCGATGATATGCCCTTAATGCAGTGGCTGAATGAAAAGATTTGGCCCCTTGAGGCGTACCTGACTCCCGATGATATCCACCGGGGTACACTGCTTTGCTGTGCTGAAATGATTCGCGGCGGTACTACCGCCTTTGCCGATATGTATGATGCCATGGGCCGGGTGGCCCGGGCCGTGGATGAGTCGGGCATGCGGGCTGCGCTCAGCCGGGGCATGATTGGTTTTGGGTCCAGGGGAGAAACGGCGCTTACCGAAAGCATAGAATTTATCAAACAGTGGCACGGCGGTGCCGGCGGACGGGTCACCGCCATGTTTGGTCCCCATGCCCCATATACATGCCCGCCGGAATATCTGAAAAAAGTGATTGCCGCGGCGAAGGAACTGGGTGTGGGCATCCATATCCATTTGGCTGAGACTAATGATGAGATAAAAGAAATTAACGAAAAGTACGGCAAAACGCCTGTTGCTTTGATGGAAGAGGTCGGCCTTTTTGAATTGCCTGTGCTGGCCGCCCACTGTGTGCATTTAAACGATCAGGATATAGATATTTTAGTGCGGCGCCGGGTGGGTATAGCGCATAACCCCCAGAGCAATATGAAGCTGGCCAGCGGCGTGGCTCCGGTGACTCGTTTGCTGGAGGCTGGCGCGGTGGTCGGCTTGGGTACGGACGGCGCGTCCAGCAACAATAACTTGGATATGCTGGAAGAAGTACGGGCCGCGGCTTTGCTGCAAAAGCTGCATAACGGTGATGCCAGCGCATTGCCGGCTTATCAGGCTTTGCATATGGCCACTGCCGGAGGGGCCCGGGCGCTGGGTATGCAGGATCAAATCGGGCGGCTGGTGAGCGGCCTCAAAGCCGACATAATTTTAATGGATATGCATAAGCCGCACCTGTACCCGCTGTTTGATATTTATGCCCAAATTGCTTATGCCGCGGCGGCGTCGGATGTACACACGGTAATAATTGATGGCCGGGTGGTTATGGAGGATCGCCGCATACTAACGCTGGATGAAGATGTGATTATGTCGGAAGCCCAGCGCTGCGCCGAGGCGCTGGTACAGAGAAGCGCCGCCCGGGATAATCAGTAA
- a CDS encoding class II aldolase/adducin family protein — MSVAAEKVREQVLKTGSRMACAGLVMGAWGNISARVPGENLFVITPSGIPYDMMGKIDLVVVDGEGRAVEGERKPSSELKLHLAIYGARAHAGAIVHTHSIYASAMAVAGKALPPILEDQVQLVGGAVPVTRYARAGTADLAVAAVDALGQSNAVLLANHGLVGLGRTVEEAFTVCQVVEKAAQVYILAELIGQAAVIPPGEIAILREAFLTSYGQPGKSAGRQG, encoded by the coding sequence ATGTCTGTGGCAGCGGAAAAGGTGCGGGAACAGGTTCTGAAAACAGGCTCTCGCATGGCCTGTGCCGGTTTGGTAATGGGCGCCTGGGGCAATATTTCGGCCCGGGTGCCCGGCGAAAACTTGTTTGTAATAACCCCCAGCGGTATACCTTACGATATGATGGGTAAGATTGATTTAGTGGTGGTGGATGGAGAGGGGCGCGCGGTTGAGGGCGAGCGCAAGCCTTCCAGTGAATTAAAACTGCATCTGGCCATATACGGCGCACGTGCACATGCGGGCGCCATTGTGCACACCCATAGTATTTATGCCAGTGCCATGGCCGTAGCCGGTAAAGCGTTGCCGCCTATTTTAGAAGACCAGGTGCAGCTTGTCGGTGGCGCGGTGCCGGTAACCCGGTATGCCCGGGCAGGTACCGCCGACCTGGCGGTTGCCGCCGTGGATGCCCTGGGGCAAAGCAATGCCGTACTGCTGGCCAATCATGGTCTGGTGGGGCTGGGCCGCACGGTGGAGGAGGCGTTCACAGTTTGCCAGGTGGTGGAAAAGGCTGCGCAGGTTTATATTTTAGCTGAATTAATCGGACAGGCTGCGGTAATACCGCCCGGCGAAATTGCCATATTAAGAGAAGCCTTCCTGACCAGTTACGGGCAGCCGGGCAAATCGGCGGGCCGTCAGGGTTAA